The stretch of DNA CGCCTGTGATGCGACAGTGTTCGCCAATAAATCAAAGGCGTAAGAATTTTCAGAAGCGTTGGTCACGGTTTTGGCCACGGTTCCAATACTGATTTTAAACGAATCCGGCGTATCAACCGCTTGTGGATTCCCGCCTGGGATCGGATGCCCATAGGTGTCACAGGTGCTGGTAATCGACGCATGGCTCAGTTGCTCTTGGACGTATTTTAAGTTCTCGCCACTCGCGATGAGTCGGCAGTTTGTGCCGCAACCAATTTGGGGCCATATAACTGGGCTCCAGCCTGGTTTCGCCAAGGTTGCCAGGAAAGAGGATTTCAGACGCAGCTTGCCCAGCGGCTGCCGCCTCCAGATCCGGTAGTTCGATCCATTCCGTCATTCCCAGCCTTTCTGCTGGGTCATCCCTCTATCCTTTCCATCTTTTCTTGCCACGGCGGTGCTCCTTATCACCCAATAAGTCCAGGATCGATGCGGCCTCAAGCTGCCAAGTCTGCTTGAACCGGCCTGTTGCGGCAGGGAAGCGGCCACCTGCGATCGAGCGCGGAAGGCCTGGTTGTGTCCTGAGCATACGAAGGAACGACTCTGTGAGTTCTATCACATCGAACGAGCGCGGCTGCGGCTCTGATATACGGACCACGACGTGATGTACGAAGTCTGGCTTTGTGTGGAGTGTGCAGGGCTCACGTTGAGATGGGAAGCACAACCTAAATTGGTATACGTAAGTAAATAAGTAGTTCTCGAAGTAGGTGGTTATGAGTGTAGAAACTCCCGTTTTTCATGACGGTTCATGACAAGTGCGTTATACCAAGAATTGTTCAGCTTCATCTCTACTATTGGACTGAACTACTTCTGGTTCAATCCATGAGCGATGCACCATCCGTATCAAATCACCCGGCGCCTGTCCCCACACCATCGGGCAGTTCAATATGAGGAAGGGTTCAGCTACGTCATGAACATGCGTGTTCTTCTCGCGGTGGCCTTCATGTCGTTCGGTGTTCTGTCTCAGTCGTGGGCTGAGACTTACATCGCCGGTGCGATCGGCGGGACCCTGGCGCTTCCTGCATCTGTCGAGGCGGATGAGAACATCAATTATCCGAACCCGCCCGGTTCGGGCCAGTTATTTCGCGGATCGAATACTACCATCGGGCTCAAAGAGTCTGTGGCATATGGGGTGAAGCTGGGGCACTATTTTGGCTCGCTCCCGTGGCTGGGAGTTGAAACAGATGTGTTTACCACTACACCGCATGTGATGTCGGGAACGATCGCGATTGATACCAAATCATCAACGGTTGGGACCTTCCGGGAGGCGCAGAGCGGAGTCCATCTCCGATTTACCACCTGGGCCTTTAGCCTGTTGGCTCGCTACCCTGGGGATCATTGGCAGCCTTATGCCGGGATTGGACCTGCTATCTTCTGGGGGCATGCCAGCGGTACCGGGTTGTCGTGCAATAACACCTGTCCAGGCCCTTCGGTCGATACCTCCAGCACCTCATTCGGTTGGACGAGCCAGGCCGGATTGCGCTATGTCACAGACTCTTCCGTCGTGTTATTTGGCGAGTGGAAATATATGTCGACGACGGCCAATTTCGATCAGGTTCGGAGCTTCAGCAACATCGACGTGCATTATCAGGCACATATGCTTCTTGTGGGCATTGGATATCAGTTCAAGTAGTCGTGTGGTCGCATCCTCTCGCTTCTTTTCCCTCACGTCCTCCCTGCTGCAATAACGGTCTCCCCGTCACCGCCCACTATCCGTTACGGGTGAGAGGGAACGATGCTCCGTCATTGAGAGGGGGCTAGGAAAATTCGGACAATGTGCTAAGTGGTCGTCTTGCTTCACTCATGCCACCAGCTGATGGCGAACCAGAGGAGTGAGGCGATGAAGAGAACGAACCGCAATCACGGAGCGACCTTCAAGGCCCAGGTGGCCTTGGCCGCGGTCAAAGGCGATAAAACGCTGGCGGAGTTGGCCGAGCAGTTCCGGGTTCATCCCACCCAGATCACCGAATGGAAGTAGCAATTGCTGGCGCGGGCCGCTGATGTGTTTGGCGGCACCAACCCAACGGCCGACACGTCGGTATCAGAGACGGCGCCCGCATGCTGCGCGATCTCTTGCAGCAAGAGGGCCACGCCATTGGAAGACGACATGTGGCCACGCTTATGCGACGCATGAGTATTGAGGCGGTGTATTGTAAGCCGCGCCTGAGCCACCGGCATCCAGCCCATCAGGTCTACCCCTCTCTCCTGCGCGACCTCACGATCTCACGCCCCCATCACGTGTAGGCCGCCGATATCACCTACATTCCGATGGCGCGGGGCTTCGTCTAGCTGTTCGCGGTGCTCGATTGGGCGAGTCGTCGGGTGTTGGCGTGGCGGCGTGTCCAACATGCTGTCCAACCAACCGGGGCCGCCTCTGTTGAAGGCTTACACGGAGGCAACCGCAACAGCGATCATTGTTGCAGGTTAAGATGTCTTCGCCAAGAGCCACTTAAAACTTTTAGACCATAGCTTGGGCGAAACGTCATCACCCAAGAGTGTGATCAAGTCCGAGAGCCTGACGCTCTGCAACTTGTTTCTCCACGCCTCGTCTGCCTCCCACATAATGCGCGCGATGGCACAGGGCTTTGACGGTCGAGGCTCTCCTTGTCGACAGGGGTTGTTCCTGCGTATTTCCGTGCAATTAAACGTCGATGTTTTGCCCTCAACGGCCTCCACAATATCAAGAAAGGTGATCTGATCCGGAGGTTTTGCCAGCCGATACCCACCTGTAGGTCCCAGGGTACTTTCAACGAGCGATGCTTGAGAGAGACTTTGCAACGCCTTGGATAGGTACTCTTTGGGCACGCTGTGAAATTCAGCCAGGGCTTTTGTTGCCAGATATCGTTCTGGTGGCAGCCCGGCAAGCATGGCACAGCAATGTAACGCCCATTCAACTTGGTTCTTTAGATACATCCCGATTCTCCATTGTCGAATCTTTCAGGAGCCGTGAGTCCATCTGCTTCTCACGTTCGCGTTTAAGGATAGCATACATCCTTAAAGAGTGAGAATGGATGAGGCGAAGAGGTTTGAGGTAGGGCCGTTCGTGGGCTTCACTTAATCATGTCTTGCAGAAGCGTACTGCCTGCGACTCCCTTCCACCGTCTACCTAGATGACCATCGGTTACGTGAGGGGAGAATCGAAAAGAGGGATTGACCTAGCCTTAATTGAGGATATATAACATCCTTAAGGATATATAATATCCATAATTGGTGCCGTTCAGCGTTTCGGCGGAGCTAGATGGCACGGTTCGGAAATGTTCATTAACCCAACAGAAGGAGGCCGATCATGAACTACATTTTGGTGCTCTCGTTACTGCTTGTGCAGATCGTGACATTTGGTGGCGGGGGGCGCGCGTATGCAGGGGAGGTGAGTACCCTCCTTACGCAGGCGCTCACAGACCTCCCCGGGAAAGAGGGATTGATGCTCACCGTCTCGTATCCTCCCGGTGGCGCAACACCTGTCCATCGGCACAATGCGCATGTGTTTGTGTACGTGCTGGAGGGTGCTGTGGAGATGCAGGTGAAAGATGGGCCACCGGTGACATTGAGGGCTGGGCAGACGTTCTATGAGGCTCCCGCCGACATCCACCTGGTCAGTCGCAACGCCAGTACGACCCTGCCTGCGAAATTCGTGGTGTTCATGGT from Nitrospira sp. encodes:
- a CDS encoding Rrf2 family transcriptional regulator, whose product is MYLKNQVEWALHCCAMLAGLPPERYLATKALAEFHSVPKEYLSKALQSLSQASLVESTLGPTGGYRLAKPPDQITFLDIVEAVEGKTSTFNCTEIRRNNPCRQGEPRPSKPCAIARIMWEADEAWRNKLQSVRLSDLITLLGDDVSPKLWSKSFKWLLAKTS
- a CDS encoding outer membrane beta-barrel protein, which produces MNMRVLLAVAFMSFGVLSQSWAETYIAGAIGGTLALPASVEADENINYPNPPGSGQLFRGSNTTIGLKESVAYGVKLGHYFGSLPWLGVETDVFTTTPHVMSGTIAIDTKSSTVGTFREAQSGVHLRFTTWAFSLLARYPGDHWQPYAGIGPAIFWGHASGTGLSCNNTCPGPSVDTSSTSFGWTSQAGLRYVTDSSVVLFGEWKYMSTTANFDQVRSFSNIDVHYQAHMLLVGIGYQFK
- a CDS encoding cupin domain-containing protein; translation: MNYILVLSLLLVQIVTFGGGGRAYAGEVSTLLTQALTDLPGKEGLMLTVSYPPGGATPVHRHNAHVFVYVLEGAVEMQVKDGPPVTLRAGQTFYEAPADIHLVSRNASTTLPAKFVVFMVKSDGAPAVVPVK